CCATTTGTTTGGTAGTGGCTTCGAATGCTCTTGCAGTGTCTACTGCTTCTATCAACTGGAGAGAGTCCTTACCTATGAGGGATTTCTGAACTTCTTTATGAGCACACCCCCATATTAATTGATCAACAATTCTTTCATTCTtatctttgaatttgcatttttcGGCAACATTCTTTAGTCTGGACAGGAAATTGTCAATCGTTTCTTGTAGGTCTTGTTTCAGGCCCTGGAATTCGTATCTGTGAATTCTATGGTTCGATCTGGGCTCTAGGTGCCTTTCAAATTTCTCTAAAAGTGTGTCTGAGTTATTGCAATCCGATTCTGACATGTCCCAGCTATTGAATAGGTCTAAGCCTTTTTCGCCCGTCCATAAAAGGATATAGCTTACCTTTTCATCCTCAGTCGTGCctttcaggaaacttttgaaaGCTAGTTGAGTTTTCTGCTTGAATTTCTTGAACGCTTCCACGATATCATCGGAGTCCCAGTTCATGATCGGATGTAGATTCATCTGTACGGCGACGGGGGTCGCCATTTTGGTttctcgtgtatgtgtgtccgaagacgaagcgatgttttgtttgttaaattctggttcgttgtgtttctgttttgttgtaaAGGCACAGTTTCCGATTAATTATTTACCTCTGCCACCATGTTATGTGTTGTTTcgttctaatgggatagacaaccaaTATGAAGCCATTGTTATcgtttacgtgtttatttactttctcATGTTACACGAACTGGACTACATTCAGTGCAGCAACACCTCTATAACTTTAGACACAGCGTAGTAATACTTATGAAATAGTGCCAAAAGCGAGGACGcattccacacacgcacacggctCTACTTTATAGATTTGGTATTTTGTGAAAGAGATTTCTTCAATATTTGGCTtcatcactattattgttattatcaccaaCCGTTTTCCGTTTTGCGGCCACCTGTGAAATTATTCGAATGTAGTGAAAATTTCCGTATTTGAGGTATTCCTATAATTTTCCATACTGAATTCCATCAGTTAATTtgcttcttccacaaaaagtttTTTAAGTTACTgtggtttaaagtttaatcattcttacccatttagaaaacaatatttggaagctgtcattttgttcaTGTAAAAAAAGTGGGGTGAAATATCAAATTATTGTGATTTTGTACTTTTTATACGGAAATTCATACGATTCTGCAATACGTGACATAAAAaactttgttcaattaaaaacaaattactttTAACTATGCACTGTCCATCACTATttcctccaccacaaccatcatctctctctctctgtgccttaaatctcaccatcagaacatcaccactctgctaaaattatattgcaAACGTCTCTATCATCAACTTCAACTAACGTTTTTAACgatgtaataaatattatatgtttCCCCTATCACATATTATGTACacttctctctgtccctctttctatCTTATTCTAATATATGGGTGCTTGAAACTCCCAGAAAAGAATTGCTGGGACCAGTATTCCATTTGGGATATGCttttgaaatggaaagaaagcatGCCCTTCTTCGGAAACGAATtgtgactggagatgaaaaatggattgcatGCTTAATGTTGTGCAAAACTGATCCTGGAGTTTGAAGAAATATCCCCCAAGCAACCAAAGATGAATATCCATGGCAACACACCTGtgctttgtgtttggtgggatcaAAAAGGCATTGTTTATTATGACCTTCTCCCATAAAACCAGACCATTAATTCTGATGTGTTCTGTCATCAActggctaatttgaaccaaaataaaTCAAAGAACTGCGGCTGGAGATTACCAACAGAAAAGCATTAGTCTTCCAACAAGACAATGCCAGACCATTGTCAAAAAGAAAGGATTCACCCTATCTCCCTCATATTCCTTATAGtcttcattgttatcatttttatgtcatatgttttttaaaccaatattctttCACCCGATGCATTCTTaattgaattcttttctttttgctttgcatCTTGTACAGATTTAagtctttaattttataaatatatatttatataatcttttagctGTTTATCCATTATCCAAAAACAAAAGGTTCCGGTCACTAGTCATGGCCTCGGTGTCTAGTGAGGCAATGGATTGGGTTATTCCTGAAACCAAAACACTCTAAAGTGGAGCCTGTATTGTGTCTGCATCAAAAGATAgttgctcatctgctactcactgaaaactgaaggaaattggaatacggtaattacttaatacactttatgcacaattttatagacacagcactcataaaataaatatttgctcatatttttccagttttctcataaacagaaaaaaattacattttaaaatttacatgggcACAATTTCTTATCTAAAGCACAAGAAGTGTATACTAAAAAGATTaccttatatgtaaaatataggggtCACAATCTAATGTAACATGGCTTACTCTGAAAACCACATCAGTGGTAACTTGTAAGCCAAGGTGATGGGTAAGAgagccaatacacatttcaatttgtAGGTGTTgtaaaaaaacttagttcaagtaaaaaaaaaatattacttttcacTTTGTATtgaccatcacaaccaccaccatcatccgtctctctctacctttctttaatctctccatcagaacatcacccaccTTCTAAAATTATATTCCTAACTCTCCTCTATATCTCAACCTTCAACTAAATATGTCCCCCAATCACGTCATGCACACTTCTCTCTCTTCCCGTCTCACTCATGGCCTTATCCTTTCCCTCTCCCGCTTTCTCTCCAATCACATGAAAGTGTTACTGACGACCTAAGTAacgtaatgacaagcagaattattataagaccaCCTTCCTTTACTTTTCCCTCCCTCTCACCCCACTACTCTAACTAACAGAAATACACCAGTTGAACAAACAAGCTTCtgattacatatatacgagggacgttcaataagtaatgcctctgatcCACTTGCAGTTGtatgatctagctgaaattttgcatgtgcacttatttatctctatagattaagtggcaaattacagctctgaaataattgtggtttttgatttacaggtgtttgaactgagtcaagtgtgaaatggagcctgttgagtatcgagcagtgatccagtttttgtatttgaaaggatgaacaccacgggagacttttgatgaaatgaaagtaacttatggtgatgatgccccatcatatgaccttataaaacgctggcatcgtgaattcaaacatgatcGGAACTCTGtgaaaacagctcccagatctggtcgtccccttctgccattgatgaggcatctgtccgtcaagttgaggctgccattttggaagatcgatgcataactattcgccaaatagcccatgaggttaagattagtaccggatctgtggaaactatcattcatgaccatttgcatatgcaaaaggtgtctgccagatggattcccaggttgctcacatctttccagaagcaagaacgcgtcgagtgcttgaggatgaatttggagatgtgccaagatgagtcaaaatttttcaaaagactgattacacaggatgaaacctgggtccatcactatgatccagagaccaaagcccagtcaatgcagtggaagcaccgtgactcacctcctccaaagtaggcaagggtgcagccctccactggcaaggtcatgctcacagtcttctgggaccaggacggagtagtgatgacagatttcctggcaaaggataccacaattacaggagcctattatgcttcacttttgagaaaattaagagaagctatcaaaatcaagaggtggggcaagatcagcaaaggcatcctcctcctgcaagacaatgctccggtccacaacttgcGTGTCGCCaaatcagaagcacaggcgtgcggctatgaactcctcccccatccccctgcTCTCCTGACCtttcaccctctgattttcaccacttcccagccatgaagttgtttttgaaaggaaagcgtttcccagatgatgcagccatGATTTctgtcacgtcgtggttggaggatgaagctggggtcttctacaaaaacggtctccagagctgcatcaaacaatgggagaaatgcataactctgggtggttcctatgtaaaaaacgtctaataactgtgccaagtttcgttgctctactgctatgggaagtgggtcaagggcattacttattgaacgcccctcataCACGTACATTATTTTTGTGggaggtttggataatattttttgcaaGGTTATTACAAATCACATAAGGAGACCAGAgaaaagtttgatattatttattcagcattacatgtgtttcatttcctaataggaatcaaaatattttacatgtgtAGAAAACATGTAAGATATTTCCTATAAGAAATTCTTGAGACATACAatagtttatgtgagtgtgtgtgtatgtgtctgtgtatgtacccatgtccagatattatgtgatgttcgtaaagggccatcatgaccgtcatacttgtgcagttgttcacttccagtcttctgtgtaaaatatgtctcaccagggaaaatatttccttgcttggaaacaggtgaagattgGTCACAAGAAAGGTACCCATATGTAgaaaatctccatcaatgaattccatctgatccatagAAGCATGAATAggagaatgttaaatgatgaggatcatcatcatcgtggttcctcttctgtatgaatgcatttacatttcaataattgatcCATTTTCATAGATTGATTTAGCACAAATAGCTTAGGTTAcagttatatctttcatattaatagaactgtgtacaaacaattcaccattttgaaagaatgattcaggtttaacatcacagtgataggttttccttcctctgtcaatgctcttttgattcAATAATGGATGATTTCATGTCAAAGATTTACCATAGATGTCACATTCATATAGTTTCTATATTCTGTGGATGTCTTTATAAGATATGTCCTTTGTCCTTCTGAGGAAATGTTATACAACAAATATCACTGTGTTATGGACCCACTTCATAAGGAAAGACTTGTTTaaatcagaaatgattttgtgtaaatgatttgccacagatatcactgtgaattgatttttcttgagtgtgaatgcatttgtgtatagttAAGTGACTGTTTCCAGAGAACatcttaccacagatatcacaggtatatggtttctaccgtgtatgaatacgtttgtgtcgagTTAAGCCActgttctgagagaatgatttactacaaatatcacagcgatatggtttctcccctgtatgaatacgcttgtgtttagttaagctgctgctttcagagaatgatcttccacagatatcacagtggtatggtttttcccctgtatgaatacgattgTGTCGAGTTAAGTTACTGCCAacagagaatgatgtaccacagatatcacagacaTATGGTTtcttccctgtatgaatacgtttgtgtttagataATCTATcgctatgagagaatgatttaccacagatatcacaagaatacggactctctcctgtatggatacgcaTGTGTGGTGTTAAGCTACAGCTTTGAGAGaaggatttgccacagatatcacaagaatatggtttctctcctgtatgaacacgtttgtgattgGTTAAGCtgctgctttgagagaatgatttaccacagatatcacagggatatggtttctcctttgtatgaatacgtttgtgttgagttaatctactgccatcagagaatgatttaccacagatatcacagtgataccgtttctctcctgtatgaatacgtttatgtatagttAAGGTAAAGtcataagagaatgatttaccacagatatcacagggatatggtttctcccctgtatgaatacgcttgtgtctgGTCAAGTAAACTGCCTGactgaatgatttgccacagatatcacagtgatatggtttgtcccctgtatgaatacgtatgtgaatAGCTAAGCTATGAgcacgagagaatgatttaccacagacttGACAGTGATattgtttgtctcctgtatgaattcgtttgtgttgattgaatttactttcttctaagaatgactctttgcagatgtcacagtcatatgatgattttcttaattcttccgacatctcttcaagaaaaataaaactgaaccttcaagttgtacagatcaacaacttttcaaaaatatttttcctctcaccaaaatttatggatattttgcttctttttgcttttatagtttattccaaacaaGTATcaattctcttatatttcttctaaatctGATCAATGTCAATATTTAAAACTGTTGCAAATACTCTTTGGAAatctatcaaagtatatttaaaagagaaaattatctcttgcacatttcagacacagaagtaaagaaatgctttctctctcagaggaaatattttactgtaactcAGCAATGTTTTATAGAAGGAGGTTTATACATTTGTAGAATATCTAtgcagagtctttcaaacatgatacatattgatgattctttaaaagcaaaaaatactttttagccaattCCATGggattttctgaaagaatagaaaaaataatataagacataaAGTATGTTTAACAGGCAAAtattcaaaagtgcaaatttacgacatttctgttttcataaattgtaGAAGTAATTCTTCATCTGAACTATTAAATTTATCCAATTTCTGCATTACCAAAATGTTTATATCATAGAGTAGACACATCTATTATAATACCAACTCCTGGAATATAAAGTCTGTCAtagacacacttccacacacacacacacacactaatatagatataaatgacaCTAGATTTCTGATGTTTTCATTGCAGTCTTGTATCTTTGTTTGCTAAAATAGATATCGCTCTTTctctaccttcatcatcatcgtttaacatctgctttccacgctggcatggtatgtgaggtttgactgaggactggcaagccatgaGGCTGAACAAGGTTTCAATCTTAtcaggcaagatttctacagctggatgctgtttGAGCGTGTAGCggttgccttttatgtgccatggagccagtcaggtagcattggcatcgaccatgcttgaatggtgctttgtatgtgccaccggcatgggtgcaagctaggcagcactagcatcaatcatgctcgaatggtactttttacatgccacctgcatgggagccatatatacaaatacacacacacacacacacacatatatatatatatatatatatatatatatatatatatatatatatatatacacggttagCTCAACGTTAATATTTCGTTGAGCATAAAAGATGAATAAATGTCAGTAAATAATATTGATGTCTCACTTACAGCATCAAAATCCTTAGTGGGGTAATTTCAATGTAGGAAAAATTATTGGTTGATGTGGAGAATGAAAGCCAGATTCCTCCAAAGAGTTTGGCGCGTCCTGAAGAAGGCAATGTGCTGTTGAAATGGCCGCCACGTTCACCTGAGCTGACACCTTGCCGTTTCTTTCTCAGGGAGGGCCTAGTCTATGTCTCCCCTCTTCCTGCAAGCCCAGAGGAACTTAAGCAGAGAATTATTACCATactggtcgtgagatgtgcgaaaaataacagctaaatagctcaTAAATCacagttgttctttttctttttttggttgcaTGACCGAACGAATTCTCGTAcgcaaaaatttctgaaaattcccccaaataaaaatatgtgacgAGGGATTATATTAGGTGCTTAAAgcagcactccacacacacaaaaattaaataaattagaaaaatatattaattctaaCTTTTAATGATGCAGAAGAACCACCAGAAATAAAGACTTCCTATGTTTCAAATAAAAGCTGTTCCATTTCCTCTCGATACGATATTTGCTCTTCGTTTCAGTATTTCAAAAGCACActcgtatttttatacattccccATTTCTTACTAATTACATCGTAATTTTCCCGCATTTAACGAAATTGTCGAATTTACAcgttagaaagaaagataaatgttaTCTAAACAAGGGATTGATCCGacgtttttacaaataatttagaaaataaccaaaagtgcaatgaaatgtctaaaagaaaacgacaacacaatgaaagtattaaaattacAGCCTTTCGTATAATTTCGTCttagtgaaattttttttcttttaagtttctcaacacattgaaacaaataaatgtacataatacgacacatatataatagaaatgtttaaataaatacttacatagtaatagatatggagagaaagagtgaaggaggaAGATGTGAGAACTGGAGTCAGAGTGGACAacgacagcttcaagagaatttctaggtttctacaacaaacgttaattaatatttttcaggtcCACATAATCGTAAATGCTGTATCTGTTTGTTTAGACAGTTAATTACcaattatttgcatatatttgattggattttctcttaaatatcagttgtcaagtggaactgatcaaacaatcaaggtgcgtgagaaacaagaacaagaaatacaCTTAATGAGGAAGAGTTTTTTTTACGATGAACAACGGGAGCTAACTCCAGTCTTCAAAGAATTGCGGCTCTACTTTAATAGATTTGGTATTTTGTGTAAGATGTTTCTTTGATAATTCtgtctcaaattattattattgccattattacctttctcttatacttgtttcagtcatttgactgcggccatgctggagcaccgcctttagtcgagcaaatcgaacccgggacttattctttgtaagcccagtacttattctatcggtcccttttgccgaaccgctaattgacgggaacgtaaacacaccagcatcggttgtcaagcaatgctagggggacaacacacacacacatacatatatacgacaggcttttttcagtttccgtctacaaaatccactcacaaggcattggtcggcccagggctatagcagaagacacttgccgaagatgccacgcagtgggactgaacccggaaccatgtggatggttagcaagccacttaccagaCAGCTActcccatatgtatgtgtgtataaatatatatatacatatatatatatatatatatatatatatatatatatatatat
The window above is part of the Octopus sinensis linkage group LG28, ASM634580v1, whole genome shotgun sequence genome. Proteins encoded here:
- the LOC115225715 gene encoding zinc finger protein 2 homolog isoform X4, whose product is MISNSLLMNNLSKPEIPNTEDKVYNCNIRGKSFLQYRYLTYHQRTHTGEKPYHCDICGKSFSYNCHLVTHKRIHTGEKPYQCDICGKSYSRNSQLVSHNRTHTGEKPYQCDICGKSFSCTSYLVTHNRIHTGEKTYHCGICGKSFSQSNILTNHKPTHTGEKSYHCDICGKSFSENNHLAIHIRIHTGDKPYHCDICGKSFSQAVYLTRHKRIHTGEKPYPCDICGKSFSYDFTLTIHKRIHTGEKRYHCDICGKSFSDGSRLTQHKRIHTKEKPYPCDICGKSFSVGSNLTRHNRIHTGEKPYHCDICGRSFSESSSLTKHKRIHTGEKPYRCDICSKSFSQNSGLTRHKRIHTR